The genome window CAACCGGTTCATTCGGGTGTCTACGCGTGGGCCAATGCACCGCTAACAACCAAAGCGAATGGGGTTCAGCGAACGATTCTGGACGGGACAACCACTGATTTCAGGCGTATGAGCATCCACGCGACGACGCTTCCTCCCCACCAGGCTCCGCACCCGTCCCATAAGCACGACGATGAAGAATTGATCATTATTAAAGACGGTCAGCTCACGGTTACGATCGAAGGGAAAACCAAGACACTGGGTACGGGCAGCGTTGCGCTGATGATGCCCGGCGACGAACACGGCTTCGAGAACAAGAGTGACGCATCCGCCACGTACTATGTGATGCGCTACGAGTCGAAGGAGCCTAAAGACCTTGGACGGGGCAAACAAGCGGGTGGATCGTTCTGGGTTGACTGGAACGAAGTGGCGTTTACACCACACGACAAAGGCGGAATCCGACGGATGTTCGACCGCGCCACCGCCATGACCAAGCGCTTCGAAATGCACGTCACCACGCTGAATGAGGGGTTGTGGAGCCATCCGCCCCACACCCACCGGGCGGCAGAAATCTTGCTTATGATCGACAAGTCGGCGCAGGAAAGTATCGATGGAAAATTAGGCCCGGCTACGGTTGGCGATCTGATTTTCCTGGAAGCCAATGTCCCGCACGCCATTCAAAACACCAGTAAAGGCAGTTGTACCTACTTCGCCTTCCAGTTCGAGTAAGGGGCGTCTTTTCATTGTTCTTATCGAATTATTTCCCACAGGGGCACGGCACAGAGAGTACTTGCTTTGTTCTCTGTGCTATGCCTCTGTGGGCATAACGCTAGCGAAACGCACAAACTGATTGTCAGTTACGTAGTCTGCGCGAAACCAGCAATCGCCAACGCACGAACCAGCTTTCAGGAACATCGGTTTAGTCTCTATCCGGACACCAGCTTGTTTGGGCTTACAGCGATCCGGCCTTAGTCAGTACAACCATGAATCTACAACTCAACAACAAGACAGCCCTGGTGACCGGCTCTACCGCCGGTATTGGTCTGGCCACAGCCCGGAAACTCCTCGAAGAAGGTGCCCGTGTGATCATTACGGGCCGTACCCAGGCGAAAATTCAATCCGTGATTCAGTCGCTGAAAAGTCAATTACCCGATGCGGATGTTCGTGGGGTAGCGGTTGATTTTTCGCAGAAAGATGCCGTCGATAATCTATTGACAGAGGTTCCGGAAGTCGACATTCTGGTCAATAATGCGGGCATTTTCGAACCGAAAGCCTTCGCAGATATTCCCGACGAGGACTGGTTTCGCTTTTTTGAAGTCAACGTCATGAGCGGCATCCGGCTGTCGCGGCAGTATTTCCCGTTGATGCTTAGCAAAAACTGGGGACGGATTTTGTTCATATCCAGCGAGTCGGCACTGCAAATTCCCGAAGAAATGATCCATTACGGCATGACCAAAACGGCTCAACTAGCGGTAGCACGCGGTCTGGCCGAGCTGACAAAAGGCACGGCCGTTACGGTCAATGCGGTACTGCCCGGCCCAACGGCGTCGGAAGGTGTGCAGGACTTTGTGTCTGACATGGCCAACCACCAAAACAAAGACCGGGCCCAGGTGGAGCGGGAGTTTTTTCAGAATGCCCGGCCAACGTCGCTCCTTCAGCGGTTCTCCAGCACCGATGAGGTTGCCAACATGATCGTGTACCTGAGCAGCCCGCTGGCATCGGCCACCAATGGCTCAGCCATCCGGGTGGATGGTGGCACAGTGAAAGCCATTGTCTAAAAAAACGTAACCTGGACCTCCGGTCCGGGAAGCCGTAGGCTAGGTTGTAGCGTAGTAATGTGAGCTACAGTTTAGCCTTCGGCTTCCCGGACCAGAGGTCCAGGTTACACCTATGTTGCCCTCTACGGTTTGGACGATCCGGCGCGGGCGGGTGCCGCAGTCGTCGTGGTAGACGCAGCCATCGGATTACCGTCCTTGTCCAGCTCGACCAGTTCGTAGCCCAGGCGTTCCAGACCGGGTTTGATCAACTCTTTATTGCCAACCACAGTGATGACCATGTTATTGATTGGCAGCCGTTTTTTAGCGATCGCATCGATCTGTGCTTTCGTAATACCACGCAGAATCTCGCTTTGCTGTTCCGTGAAATTGCGGGGCAGATCATAGTCGATTACGCGACCCAGAAAATATGCTTTTTGCAGCGATGTCTCGTACCGCAGCGCATCGACCTGACCCAGCGAACTCTTCACGAAAGCCAACTCCTGATCGGTGATTCCGGCCTTGCTGTAGTTGGTCATTTCCTTGATAAACTCAACGACCGAGCTGTCCGTTGCGGCTGCTTTTACACCCGCCTGCGCCGTGAACGGACCCGGTGTGTGCGTACTCGAAAAGCCCGAACGCGCTCCGTACGTATAGCCTTTATCCTCACGCAGGTTCATATTGATCCGGCTATTGAAGGCACCACCGAGCATGTAATTGGCCAGACCGGTCTTGTAGTACTCACCCGTTGCATCGTAGGGCATATCAGTCAGGTAACCGATCCGAATTTCAGACTGAGCCGCTTTTTCTTTATCGATCAGATAGATACGCGTCTTGTCGATTTTGCGGGTAACAGCCGCCGTTGGAACGGTCACTGGTTTTGCCGCCCATTTGTTCAGGAACGTTAGCTTTGGCAGTACAGCCGCCTGTTCGATATCGCCCACGATGACCAGGTTCGTAACCGACGGCGAGAAATACTTCGCATAAAACGCTTTCACGTCGTCCAGCGTGATCGCTTCCACGGATTTCGTCGTGCCGCTCACCGGTACGGAACGGATGTTATCGGTCCCGTAGATCAGTTTGTTATACGCCTTGTTGGCAATGACCACCGGCTGCGTGCCCTGGTTGGCGATCAGCTCCAGTTGCTGCTTTTTAAGCCGCTCGAAATCTTCCGGAGCAAATTTTGGCCGGAAAAGTTTTTCTTCCACCAGTGCCAGTGTCGAATCAAGATTCCGAGTCAGTGACTCAACCGACACGTTGATTTCTTCCGTATTGGCGCGAATGTCAACGCTGCTGCCCAGTTTTTCCAGTTTCGTATTGAGCTGTTCGTTCGAATAATGCTGCGTTGCTTCGTTCATCAACGCGGCCGTCAACTGCGCAATGCCCGCTTTGGCCGGATCATTGGCCGACAGCAGGTGACCGCCCTTAATCGAAAACAGCATGGTAACCGTTGGAATCTCATCGTTCTTCGTGCCGATCACTTTCAGGCCATTGGGTAGCTTGTCGGTCCAGAAAGGGGGTACTTTCAGCGTTGGATTCGGGCCAGGACCCGGCTTCGTTTTCCGCTCGAACGTATCTTTCGGCTTCGTGTAGGCCAGACCATTATAGCCGTAATCGGGGGCTTTATAACCAGCCGTCGAAACGGTATAGTTGTCGGGTTTAGCAACAATTTCAGGCTTTCCTTTCGGGTAAACGGTCAGAATAACCGCATTTTTGCCTTTGACGTACTGGTTATAAACCCGCATTACGTCGGCCTTCGTCACAGCTTTATACCGTTTCAACTCCTGCGGCAGGTAATTCGGATTATTCAGATAAGTCTGGAACGCAGCCAGTTGCGACACCTTTCCGGATACGCTCGATAAACCATCGATCAGCTGAGCTTCACGGGTTGCGGTAAACTGAGCAATATCATCATCCGTAACACCCCGTTTTTCGAACTCAGCCAGCGTCCGCCGAACCAGTGCTTCGGTGCTGTCCAGCCGCTTATCCGGGAAAGGCAGCACCGTCATGGCTAACTGACCTGCCAGCTCGGTTGCCGGGTGCGACGCATTCGCCTGCACCGCTAACTGGGCTTTCACGAAATTTTTGTAAAAGAGCGAGTTTTTGCCCCCACCCAGGATTTCGGCCAGTGCATCGAGTGGTGCTTCGTCCGGATGATAGGTTGGCACGGTTGGAAATACGATTTGCAGCATCGGAAACCGGACGTTGTCCTCGTACGATACATACCGATCTTTGTCGAGAACGGGCGATGGCACCTGCGTTTTTGTCACCTCGGGACCGCGCGGAATGGACCCGAAGTATTTTTCGGTCAAGGCCAGCACCTGTTTTGCGTTCACGTCGCCCCCGATGGTCAGCACTGCATTATTCGGGCTGTACCAGCGCAGAAAGAAGTTTTTCAGGTCATTGACGTTCACCCGGTTCAGGTCTTCGATGTAGCCAATGGTCAGCCACGAATACGGGTGACCGTAGGGGAACAGGTTCTTCGCCACATTTTCGCCAGCCAGTCCATACGGACGGTTATCGTAGTTCTGGCCACGTTCGTTCTTGACCGTTGCGCGCTGAATTTCAAATTTTTTCTGGGTTACGGCATCCAGCAGAAAGCCCATCCGGTCGGCTTCGAGCCAGAGCGCCCGTTCGAGCTGATTGCTCGGCAAGGTTTCGTAGTAGTTGGTCCGGTCGCGGTTGGTCGAGCCATTCAGCGTACCACCCGATTCGGTTACGATTTTGAAATGCTCATCATCGGCCACGTGGTCGGACCCCTGAAACATCATGTGCTCAAAAAAGTGCGCGAAGCCCGATTTGCCGATCTCCTCACGCGCTGAGCCAACGTGGTACGTCACGTCGACGTGAACGATGGGGTCGGAATGATCTTCGTGAACCACCAGCGTCAGGCCATTGGGCAACACGTATTTTTCGTACGGAATAACGAGTTCCTTCCCCTGGCGGGTAACTTTCTCGACCAACTTCGTTTGCGAATACGCAGCGTTTACCATTGTCCAGACCAGCGCAGCCGACAGGTAAACCGTAATTTTCTTCATGTTGATAAATGAACAGTATTGGTAAGCAAGTTACGCAGATTAAGGCAAATGAATAAGTAGCAACTGGATAAATGGGATAAGCGGTAAAGGCCCGTCTCTCCTGCTCAGCCCGTTACTTTTCTCCACGCTTTTACCGCTTTTGCGTCAGCTGTAATGAGCTGTCGTTAATCTCGAACGATTTCTTTTTGAGCAGGTTGATCACCTCAGCACCAGCCAGTAAAACCGGGCCGTAACCATGCGCAGCGTAAAGATTGATGGGACGGTGGTAGTAAAAAGCCGGATCGAAACCCATACCCGTTCCGACGCAGGTGCCATCGACCTGGCCTTTGTCGGTTACTTTAGTGGATACGGCGTTCCAGCCAAGCAACGCCATCGGCGAATAGGCAAGCGGGTCGAGCCAGCCACGATTGATTGCTCTGGCAATGGAATAGACGTAAATAGCCGTAGCCGATGTTTCGAGATACGAGTCGTTCCTATCGAGCAATTGATGCCAGAATCCAGACCCTGACTGGCAGGCAGCCAGCCCTCGCGCGTGTGCCTTCAGCAGTTCAAGCACCGCCGGGCGACCCGGATGATTTTCGGGTAGTACATCCAGCAATTCGACATTGGTCATGATACCCCATCCATTGGCGCGCGCCCAGTGAAACTCCGGATGAACAGCCATTCCCTCAACCCAGCCGTGCATATACAAGCCTTTGTCTTTGTTGAACATACGCTTTGAGAACTGGGTAACCTGTTTCACGGCTTCGTCGTAATAAGCCCGGTCACCAGTGAGTTTCCCCATCTGCGCCAGTGCCGGAACGCTCATAAACAAGTCATCGAGCCAGAGCGTATTCGGTTGGGGGCGGTTTCGGGCCAGCGTTCCATCTGATAACCGAAATTCTTTCTTGGTGATGTAGTCCATGTATGTGTTGATCTGAGGACGCAGATCAGTCTTCACGCTGCCCGTCCGGGCCGCTTTGATCATGGCAGCGCACATGGCCCCTGCATCATCGAGCGCATGCGGAGCCAGCATGGGCCGCAGAGACGTATTCGCTTTGGGGTCGGCCTTTACCTGATCGCGGAAGTAGGGAATCAGACTCGCCAGAAACGATAATCGCTTCGTTGTGTAATCGGCATAACGCGGATCGCCCGTGGCTTCGCTGGCCAGCAGCATACCTGCGTACGTAACGCCCCACTCGTAACTCGTCAGCCGAAAATCGCCCGGCTTGATCACCGCATTCGGATTGAATACAGCGAAATTGGTTATCTCCTGACCGGTCTGACGATCGATCACCTGCATGGGCGTGTTGCTTTCCAGGTACTCGTATACCCGGTTCAATACCTTGGTCACTTCCTCGACGCGTGGCTGACCGTAGGGAACGGGATAATCGGGTTGCAGCAGATGCAACGGTGTGGTGGAGTCGTTCGCCTTGAGCGGGGTAGTCTGCCCAAAGGCCAGTGAGGACGCAACAAGGGCGCTCAGAACGGTAGCCGTCGATCGTTTCGCGAGCATCGTCATAGAATCAAGTCAAGGGTTAAGTACAACTGCTTACAGGTAATTATGCTTAGTTTACTTAAAAGCCAGCCTAGCCGGGTAGATACTCTGTGTTGGGCGGTCAGGTGATTCTAGCGGCTGCTGCTGACGAGTTTGGGCCTAACAAACGTGCCGACGTTATGAGGACAAGTGCTGCGCCGGTTTTCGGGTATTCCTACTCGTTTTGGGGTATAATTCGGGCGTTCGGGCGGGTGCTTTTCTGTTTTTATTAGCACGTCAAAAAGACATTATCCGGTTTGGCTGGTTATGAGTTCTAAACAAAAGTCGATAACCCAACACACTACGTCGATGTCTTTTTATTCCATCCGACCTGAACTTCTTTTTTTCGATGCTGCCCGCCGGGGTGACGTTGCCACCATCAGACAGCTAATTGACACAAAAATCGATCTTAACCTTCGGGATGAGAAAGGATTTACGCCCTTGATCGTTGCCGCCTACGATGGTCACGTTGACGCGACCAGAACGTTGCTGGGCGCGGGGGCTGATGTTAACGCGCAGGACGCCAGCGGCAATACGGCACTGATGGGTGTTTCGTTCAAAGGCAACACGGAGATTGCCCAACTGCTGATCGACCAAGGCGCTGATCTGAATAGCCAGAATGCGACCAAGGGCACAGCACTGATGTTCGCAACGATGTTCGGGCGAAATCAACTGGTTAAATTACTACTGGATGCTGGTGCCGACAAATCGATTCAGGACGCCAGAGGGCTGACGGCTCTCGATCTCGCCAAACAGAAAGGAAACGAAGAAGCAATCCAGTGGCTGGGAGTTGAGTAAAAGAGCGAATGAGTGATTGGTGATTAGCGCATTGAATTTATTTAATCACCAATCGCTCAATCACCACTTACTTACCGCCGGGTCGGGTTGGGCGAACTTCGATCT of Spirosoma agri contains these proteins:
- a CDS encoding M16 family metallopeptidase, with product MKKITVYLSAALVWTMVNAAYSQTKLVEKVTRQGKELVIPYEKYVLPNGLTLVVHEDHSDPIVHVDVTYHVGSAREEIGKSGFAHFFEHMMFQGSDHVADDEHFKIVTESGGTLNGSTNRDRTNYYETLPSNQLERALWLEADRMGFLLDAVTQKKFEIQRATVKNERGQNYDNRPYGLAGENVAKNLFPYGHPYSWLTIGYIEDLNRVNVNDLKNFFLRWYSPNNAVLTIGGDVNAKQVLALTEKYFGSIPRGPEVTKTQVPSPVLDKDRYVSYEDNVRFPMLQIVFPTVPTYHPDEAPLDALAEILGGGKNSLFYKNFVKAQLAVQANASHPATELAGQLAMTVLPFPDKRLDSTEALVRRTLAEFEKRGVTDDDIAQFTATREAQLIDGLSSVSGKVSQLAAFQTYLNNPNYLPQELKRYKAVTKADVMRVYNQYVKGKNAVILTVYPKGKPEIVAKPDNYTVSTAGYKAPDYGYNGLAYTKPKDTFERKTKPGPGPNPTLKVPPFWTDKLPNGLKVIGTKNDEIPTVTMLFSIKGGHLLSANDPAKAGIAQLTAALMNEATQHYSNEQLNTKLEKLGSSVDIRANTEEINVSVESLTRNLDSTLALVEEKLFRPKFAPEDFERLKKQQLELIANQGTQPVVIANKAYNKLIYGTDNIRSVPVSGTTKSVEAITLDDVKAFYAKYFSPSVTNLVIVGDIEQAAVLPKLTFLNKWAAKPVTVPTAAVTRKIDKTRIYLIDKEKAAQSEIRIGYLTDMPYDATGEYYKTGLANYMLGGAFNSRINMNLREDKGYTYGARSGFSSTHTPGPFTAQAGVKAAATDSSVVEFIKEMTNYSKAGITDQELAFVKSSLGQVDALRYETSLQKAYFLGRVIDYDLPRNFTEQQSEILRGITKAQIDAIAKKRLPINNMVITVVGNKELIKPGLERLGYELVELDKDGNPMAASTTTTAAPARAGSSKP
- a CDS encoding ankyrin repeat domain-containing protein, which translates into the protein MSFYSIRPELLFFDAARRGDVATIRQLIDTKIDLNLRDEKGFTPLIVAAYDGHVDATRTLLGAGADVNAQDASGNTALMGVSFKGNTEIAQLLIDQGADLNSQNATKGTALMFATMFGRNQLVKLLLDAGADKSIQDARGLTALDLAKQKGNEEAIQWLGVE
- a CDS encoding glycoside hydrolase family 88/105 protein, producing the protein MTMLAKRSTATVLSALVASSLAFGQTTPLKANDSTTPLHLLQPDYPVPYGQPRVEEVTKVLNRVYEYLESNTPMQVIDRQTGQEITNFAVFNPNAVIKPGDFRLTSYEWGVTYAGMLLASEATGDPRYADYTTKRLSFLASLIPYFRDQVKADPKANTSLRPMLAPHALDDAGAMCAAMIKAARTGSVKTDLRPQINTYMDYITKKEFRLSDGTLARNRPQPNTLWLDDLFMSVPALAQMGKLTGDRAYYDEAVKQVTQFSKRMFNKDKGLYMHGWVEGMAVHPEFHWARANGWGIMTNVELLDVLPENHPGRPAVLELLKAHARGLAACQSGSGFWHQLLDRNDSYLETSATAIYVYSIARAINRGWLDPLAYSPMALLGWNAVSTKVTDKGQVDGTCVGTGMGFDPAFYYHRPINLYAAHGYGPVLLAGAEVINLLKKKSFEINDSSLQLTQKR
- a CDS encoding cupin domain-containing protein, whose protein sequence is MNFLLIRLLLLILATPATWVQPVHSGVYAWANAPLTTKANGVQRTILDGTTTDFRRMSIHATTLPPHQAPHPSHKHDDEELIIIKDGQLTVTIEGKTKTLGTGSVALMMPGDEHGFENKSDASATYYVMRYESKEPKDLGRGKQAGGSFWVDWNEVAFTPHDKGGIRRMFDRATAMTKRFEMHVTTLNEGLWSHPPHTHRAAEILLMIDKSAQESIDGKLGPATVGDLIFLEANVPHAIQNTSKGSCTYFAFQFE
- a CDS encoding SDR family NAD(P)-dependent oxidoreductase, which encodes MNLQLNNKTALVTGSTAGIGLATARKLLEEGARVIITGRTQAKIQSVIQSLKSQLPDADVRGVAVDFSQKDAVDNLLTEVPEVDILVNNAGIFEPKAFADIPDEDWFRFFEVNVMSGIRLSRQYFPLMLSKNWGRILFISSESALQIPEEMIHYGMTKTAQLAVARGLAELTKGTAVTVNAVLPGPTASEGVQDFVSDMANHQNKDRAQVEREFFQNARPTSLLQRFSSTDEVANMIVYLSSPLASATNGSAIRVDGGTVKAIV